The Kosmotoga arenicorallina S304 nucleotide sequence AGATGTCAGGAGGCATCGACCCGGAAAATCGTGGTCCAATGGAATGGGAAAGACTTTCCGAAAATCCCTCACGCCTTGAATTTTATAGAAAGCTGGGAGTGATCTGGAATGAACACAGGGCTATCAGAGAAGGAAACTTTGAGATTCAACCGGTTTCTAATGATGAGCTTCTTGCTTTCAAGAGGAGTACCGGTATTATAGATGAATTGATGGTATTAATTTTCAACTTTTCGGACAAAGAGCAGCATGCCCATGTTTACATGAACGAAGGTTTATTAATGAATGGCACACAGATGGTAGATATCATTTCAAACAAAAAATTCAACACATTCACAGGAAAATTGGAAGTAAATATTCCAGGAAGAAGCTTTCTTTTTCTGATGCCAGAGATTACAAGAGCCAACGATAATTACTCACCTTATAAGAGGGTATAAATGAAAAGCGCTGGAAGCAAAGTCGTTGCCACCATTTTTCTTGCAACCACTGCCATTATGTGGGGGATTTCTTACCTGTTCACGAAAGTAGCGGTTGAAAATTTGCCGCCTATGTTTCTTGCATTGCTGCGATTTTTGCTTGCAGTAAGCATTCTGTATCCTTTATCTCTCAAAGAGAGAAAAAGGCTTAAATTCAGAGTTTCAACAATGTTAGCTGGAAGTTTTGGAGTTACCCTCTATTTTTTCTTTGAGAATTATGGTTTGAAATATACAAGTCCTTCTGATGCATCGATTATCGTTTCTGCCGCTCCAATATTGACATTGATCTTCTATGATATACTCCACAAAAAGTTTGATTTCCCTGAATACCTGGGAACGTTTATCGCCTTTGTTGGCGTTGTTTTGATAATTTACAATGGAAAATTCTCTGAAAGCTCATCACTTTTAGGTAACTTTCTGGCCTTTGGTGCAGCGATTTCCTGGACAGGGTATACTTACTTTTTTGACCGAACAAGAGATGCTTCATTGACTGCAAATATAGAAGTTATGCTCTGGGGAATAGCATTCACACTTCCATTCGCGCTTTTCGAAGTCTTATCGGACCCGGCAGGCATTCATTTTTCGGTATCAGCTATTGGTGGCGTTCTGTATTTAGGTATCTTCGCTTCCGCACTTGGATACTTTCTTTGGGGTAAAGGTATACACCTCTGGGGAGGCAAAGCAGCCACTTTGTGGGTTTATACAATACCCATTTTCACTATCATAGGCGATATCTTCGTCCTCCATTACAGGCCTGGAACATTTTTTATAATTGGTGCGTTGGCAGTAAGCACGGGAATGGTAACTGTTATCTTGCGGCAACTGCAGCGCCTTCCAGATTGAGCAAATAGATTTTCCATTCGAGTCCCCCTGTATAGCCACCTAGGCCTTTTTTCCCAACAACCCTATGACAGGGAAGGAAGATTGGCAAGGGATTTCTACTCATTGCTTGTCCAACAGCTCTTGCTGCACCTGGTTTACCGATCTTTTCAGCAACCTGCTTGTATGTAAGACAGCTGCCATAGGGTATTTCTTTTATGAATTCAAGCACTTTCATTGAAAACTCAGGCAACTCAAGCAAATAAGGCAAATCAAATCTCATCCTTTTTCCTGAAAAATATTCCATGAATTGATCAGTAAAAGGGCTCAGAACCTTTTCAGGAAGGAGTTCCTTTGAGAGTTTCACCGAAATGAGTTTTCCGCTATCCACTGTGAGTGTTACTGAACCCGGAGAGATATTGATTATTCCTGTCTCTATCATTCTGATTTCCTCCTTAATTGAGTAATGAAATTCAAGTTACGAGCTGATTGGTAGTTCGGCAATTTAGCTTTTAGTATTTTGCCGGTTCTTTTCTTGTTTTTCAACGAATGAATTGTTGAATTCGCATTATCTGCCAAAGCTCTAATCTTCCAATCCGCTAAACGAGTCTATTAACAATTGTATGTAAACTCATAACTTATAACTCATAATTCATAACTCATAACCACCATACACATTTAGACTGACCCGGGTTGCTGCACGGTTATCACAAATTACGAAAGCCCTGAATCAAGCGCTATCCCATAATCGTTTCAAGGGCATTGAATTCCACGGGGATTATTTTTGAAACACCATCGGTCATTGTTATACCATGAAGTACCCGGGCTGCCTCCATGACGATTTTGTTATGGGTGATAACCAGAAACTGGGTTTCCTCCGCATGGCGATTGAGCATTCTTCTAAAACGTTCTGCATTGAAATCATCCAGGGGTGCATCTACTTCATCAAGAACATAAAAAGGGCTGGGTTTTATGCTTAATAGCGCAAAGACCAGT carries:
- a CDS encoding methylated-DNA--[protein]-cysteine S-methyltransferase → MIETGIINISPGSVTLTVDSGKLISVKLSKELLPEKVLSPFTDQFMEYFSGKRMRFDLPYLLELPEFSMKVLEFIKEIPYGSCLTYKQVAEKIGKPGAARAVGQAMSRNPLPIFLPCHRVVGKKGLGGYTGGLEWKIYLLNLEGAAVAAR
- a CDS encoding DMT family transporter; the protein is MKSAGSKVVATIFLATTAIMWGISYLFTKVAVENLPPMFLALLRFLLAVSILYPLSLKERKRLKFRVSTMLAGSFGVTLYFFFENYGLKYTSPSDASIIVSAAPILTLIFYDILHKKFDFPEYLGTFIAFVGVVLIIYNGKFSESSSLLGNFLAFGAAISWTGYTYFFDRTRDASLTANIEVMLWGIAFTLPFALFEVLSDPAGIHFSVSAIGGVLYLGIFASALGYFLWGKGIHLWGGKAATLWVYTIPIFTIIGDIFVLHYRPGTFFIIGALAVSTGMVTVILRQLQRLPD